In a genomic window of Flavobacteriales bacterium:
- a CDS encoding Hsp20/alpha crystallin family protein codes for MTIAKYRPQAVLTSPFSEFVNEFFGRDISQMLGHDDAHRSAPAVNIVERANEFELHLMAPGYAKEDLKLNVEDNTLTVSAEKKVEDLKENERFTRREFVHSSFARSFRLPETVNAEGIRAEHVNGMLVVRIPKAEAVKPKAREISIG; via the coding sequence ATGACGATCGCGAAGTACCGTCCGCAGGCTGTGCTCACCAGCCCTTTCAGTGAGTTCGTGAATGAATTCTTCGGCCGCGATATCAGCCAGATGCTCGGGCATGATGATGCTCATCGCAGCGCCCCCGCCGTGAACATCGTGGAGCGCGCCAACGAATTCGAGCTGCACCTGATGGCTCCCGGCTATGCCAAGGAGGACCTGAAGCTGAACGTCGAGGACAACACCCTTACGGTGAGTGCAGAGAAGAAGGTCGAAGACCTGAAGGAGAACGAGCGCTTCACCCGCCGCGAGTTCGTGCACAGCTCATTCGCCCGCAGCTTCCGCCTGCCAGAAACGGTGAACGCAGAAGGCATACGCGCCGAGCACGTGAACGGCATGCTGGTGGTGCGCATCCCGAAAGCCGAAGCCGTGAAGCCCAAAGCCCGCGAGATCAGCATCGGCTGA
- a CDS encoding cell division protein ZapA encodes MEERSINVEVAGRAYPLTIHQAEEVNVRRAVDEINESMARFKAGFPLTDKQDLLAMAALEVTVRALNSNAARQEAEAAAALVEEIDRMLGDLRS; translated from the coding sequence ATGGAAGAGCGTTCCATCAATGTCGAAGTCGCCGGACGGGCCTACCCCCTGACTATCCATCAGGCGGAAGAGGTGAACGTTCGGCGTGCTGTGGACGAGATCAATGAGAGCATGGCCCGCTTCAAGGCGGGCTTCCCCCTCACCGATAAGCAAGACTTGCTGGCCATGGCCGCGCTCGAAGTCACCGTGCGCGCCCTCAACAGCAATGCGGCCCGGCAAGAAGCCGAAGCCGCTGCGGCCTTGGTGGAGGAGATCGATCGGATGCTCGGCGATCTGCGGTCCTGA
- a CDS encoding WecB/TagA/CpsF family glycosyltransferase: MTAILTKRPVLTVGITTGGFREQVNAIMALARERHSAYVCCVNAHMVVEATRPDFSAVVNNADLATPDGMPVLHALNRFHGLRQERVAGNDLMPALLARASEDAVGVYLYGGSGETLARIKERAASEFPGLVISGAHSPPFTRFEHMDLAMEAARISASGAGLILVSLGCPKQERFMAAMKGKVNAVMVGLGGAFLLYAGVDKRAPKWMRDLSLEWLFRLALEPGRLWKRYLVTNSRFIGLYLRARISGNYDQSSLTSSTESKPFS; this comes from the coding sequence ATGACTGCAATCCTCACGAAGCGCCCAGTGCTAACCGTTGGCATCACCACGGGCGGCTTCCGGGAACAGGTGAATGCGATCATGGCGCTGGCCCGAGAGCGCCATTCGGCTTATGTGTGCTGCGTGAATGCGCACATGGTGGTTGAAGCGACCCGGCCAGACTTCAGCGCGGTGGTGAACAACGCGGACCTCGCCACGCCCGATGGGATGCCGGTGCTGCACGCGCTTAATCGGTTCCACGGATTGCGCCAAGAGCGCGTCGCGGGGAATGACCTGATGCCGGCGCTCCTGGCAAGGGCATCGGAAGATGCAGTCGGGGTATACCTCTACGGTGGATCAGGGGAAACGCTTGCGCGCATCAAGGAGAGGGCAGCCTCGGAATTCCCGGGATTGGTGATCTCCGGCGCACACTCTCCGCCATTCACCCGATTCGAACACATGGACCTTGCAATGGAGGCCGCAAGGATCAGCGCTTCGGGTGCCGGGCTCATCCTGGTTTCGCTCGGCTGCCCTAAGCAGGAGCGATTCATGGCAGCCATGAAGGGGAAGGTGAATGCGGTGATGGTCGGTCTTGGCGGTGCTTTCCTGCTCTATGCCGGCGTTGATAAGCGAGCCCCGAAATGGATGCGTGATCTTTCGCTGGAGTGGCTGTTCCGCCTGGCGCTCGAGCCCGGTAGGCTTTGGAAGCGCTATCTCGTGACCAACTCACGCTTCATTGGTCTCTACTTGCGTGCCCGAATCAGTGGGAATTACGACCAATCCAGCCTAACGTCGAGTACCGAATCAAAGCCATTCAGCTGA
- a CDS encoding polysaccharide deacetylase family protein, translating into MQEVAIWIGSPSTRARYTIEQVIARLLGFTIRWAPNAADLRPEEQPCLAYAEGPVNGAFQVRPSGTLIDGNKVAADPPISHLGELPVLFRVDGGDLPFDPFAAAFFQLARVEEWNELPQDEHGRPLTGGLHATKHGYLHRPVVDEWALLLAERWRTFDPRVPEPKRSYSQVVTIDLDNGFKYLGRESWRSAGAWVRDLARGSWHDAAERIAVLRGTKPDPFVLDAEALHAIEASSARSIAFVLAADRGTLDHAVPVEHPRYAAYLRDLASCIEIGLHPSYRSSLSEGLTAREQSRLSAVAGKRIRSSRQHFLRFTTPGTFRTAIKLGFQEEHSMGCHDRIGFRAGTCTPFRWYDLEREQSTELMIHPFAVMDNTLSEKLRLSPDDAVREAGRIIEAVKRVQGTFTGLWHESFLAPTGERAGWRDAILRIIRNAAP; encoded by the coding sequence GTGCAAGAAGTCGCCATCTGGATCGGATCGCCCAGTACCCGTGCGCGCTACACCATAGAGCAGGTAATCGCCCGCCTGCTCGGATTCACCATCCGCTGGGCGCCGAATGCTGCGGACCTGCGCCCCGAGGAACAGCCATGCCTCGCCTACGCGGAAGGGCCCGTGAACGGAGCATTCCAAGTCCGGCCGAGTGGGACGTTGATCGATGGCAACAAGGTTGCTGCTGATCCGCCCATCTCTCACTTGGGTGAATTGCCGGTTCTCTTCCGAGTGGACGGCGGGGACCTGCCTTTCGACCCGTTCGCTGCGGCGTTCTTCCAACTGGCCCGCGTGGAGGAATGGAATGAGCTGCCGCAGGATGAGCATGGCCGCCCGCTCACAGGCGGCCTGCACGCGACCAAGCACGGGTATCTGCACCGCCCGGTGGTTGATGAATGGGCGCTCCTATTGGCCGAGCGGTGGCGCACCTTCGATCCGCGTGTTCCGGAACCCAAGCGCTCTTACAGCCAAGTGGTCACCATCGACTTGGACAATGGATTCAAGTACCTCGGTCGCGAATCGTGGAGGTCCGCTGGTGCCTGGGTGCGCGACCTGGCCCGTGGATCCTGGCATGACGCGGCGGAGCGGATCGCGGTGCTGCGCGGCACGAAGCCTGACCCCTTCGTGCTCGATGCTGAGGCGTTGCATGCCATCGAGGCAAGTTCAGCGCGATCCATCGCATTCGTGCTGGCCGCTGATCGTGGAACGCTCGACCATGCAGTCCCCGTGGAGCATCCGCGCTATGCCGCGTACCTGCGTGACCTCGCCTCATGCATCGAGATCGGCCTGCATCCCTCCTACCGCAGCAGCCTGTCCGAAGGCCTCACCGCTCGGGAGCAATCCAGGCTCTCGGCTGTTGCAGGCAAGCGCATCCGTTCCTCGCGTCAGCACTTCCTCCGTTTCACCACGCCTGGCACATTCCGAACCGCGATCAAGCTTGGTTTCCAGGAAGAGCACAGCATGGGCTGCCACGACCGCATCGGCTTCCGCGCCGGCACTTGCACGCCATTCCGGTGGTACGATCTTGAGCGCGAGCAGTCCACGGAACTCATGATCCATCCGTTCGCCGTGATGGATAACACGCTGAGCGAGAAGCTGCGCTTATCGCCCGACGATGCTGTGCGCGAAGCCGGCCGCATCATCGAGGCCGTGAAGCGCGTGCAGGGGACCTTCACGGGCCTGTGGCACGAGAGCTTCCTGGCCCCCACCGGCGAGCGCGCCGGATGGCGCGATGCCATCCTGCGCATCATCCGCAATGCGGCGCCATGA
- a CDS encoding DUF493 family protein, with product MLSDEAKERLRDSLGKVHDWPSVYMFKFILEPEEKRLQAVLDLFAAESEVLRRYSAGGKYLSITVKEVMLSADEVVARYDRASDIHGVITL from the coding sequence ATGCTGAGCGACGAAGCGAAGGAGCGGTTGCGGGATAGCCTGGGCAAGGTGCACGATTGGCCTTCGGTTTACATGTTCAAATTCATCCTGGAACCGGAAGAGAAGCGCCTGCAGGCCGTTCTGGACCTGTTCGCGGCTGAAAGCGAAGTGCTGCGGCGCTATTCCGCCGGCGGCAAGTACCTGTCCATCACCGTGAAGGAAGTGATGCTCAGCGCAGATGAGGTCGTAGCGCGTTACGACCGGGCTTCGGACATCCATGGCGTGATCACCCTTTGA
- the wecB gene encoding UDP-N-acetylglucosamine 2-epimerase (non-hydrolyzing) — protein sequence MRRLLSIVGARPQFVKVAAVDRAVNLHGGILHEVLHTGQHYDDAMSRVFFHELSIPAAKTHLGIGSGQHGSQTARMIEGIEQALIAQRPDAVLLYGDTNSTLAGAIAAVKLGLPIAHVEAGLRSFTKSMPEEINRVLCDHCSAWLFCPTEAAVANLRAEGIIDRAAAHASSDHPCVSLTGDVMLDSSMHFAGLAKERSHVIRESGLKENGFFLATIHRDFNADNPERLNALLNALSACAESHGLPVVLPLHPRTRQRLGIHGATSIDPERIRLIEPVGYLDMIALEMNASLVLTDSGGVQKEAFFYGKPCVVLRRETEWTELIDHGQAMLTDADQDQILHAVGRFLRNGAPACPPLYGDGHAADRIVALLA from the coding sequence ATGAGACGCTTGCTGAGCATCGTCGGTGCGCGCCCGCAATTCGTGAAGGTTGCTGCCGTGGACCGCGCTGTGAATCTCCATGGCGGGATCCTGCATGAGGTGCTGCACACCGGCCAGCATTACGACGACGCCATGAGCCGCGTCTTCTTCCATGAATTGTCGATTCCCGCTGCGAAGACGCACCTCGGCATCGGTTCAGGTCAGCATGGTTCGCAGACCGCGCGCATGATCGAGGGCATCGAGCAGGCGCTGATCGCCCAGCGACCGGATGCGGTGCTGCTTTACGGGGACACGAACAGCACGTTGGCGGGAGCCATCGCTGCCGTGAAGCTCGGGCTGCCCATTGCCCATGTTGAAGCGGGCCTCCGCTCGTTCACCAAGTCCATGCCCGAAGAGATCAACCGCGTCCTCTGCGACCACTGCTCCGCTTGGCTCTTCTGCCCGACCGAAGCCGCCGTGGCGAATCTGCGGGCAGAGGGGATCATCGACCGCGCTGCCGCCCATGCCTCTTCCGATCACCCATGCGTCTCCCTCACCGGTGATGTCATGCTGGACAGCAGCATGCACTTCGCTGGCTTGGCCAAGGAGCGTTCTCATGTGATCCGAGAATCGGGCTTGAAGGAGAATGGGTTCTTCCTGGCCACGATCCACCGCGACTTCAATGCGGATAACCCCGAGCGGCTGAACGCTCTTCTCAACGCTTTGTCGGCATGCGCCGAATCACATGGCTTGCCCGTGGTGCTGCCGCTCCATCCGCGCACACGGCAACGCTTGGGCATTCACGGCGCGACGTCCATCGACCCCGAGCGCATTCGGCTGATCGAGCCGGTCGGTTATTTGGACATGATCGCCTTGGAGATGAACGCAAGCTTGGTCCTTACGGACAGCGGCGGGGTCCAGAAGGAAGCGTTCTTCTATGGCAAGCCTTGCGTGGTGCTGCGCCGCGAAACCGAATGGACCGAGCTGATCGACCACGGGCAAGCCATGCTCACGGATGCGGACCAGGACCAGATCCTGCATGCGGTTGGCCGATTCCTGCGGAACGGGGCACCGGCTTGTCCTCCGCTCTATGGCGACGGGCATGCGGCTGACCGCATCGTGGCGCTGCTTGCCTGA
- a CDS encoding RNA polymerase sigma factor codes for MALFSREYERLSDERLLELIARGDERAFGAVYDRYQHRLLNYFHRMLWHDRERARDMVQDLFAKLARKPESYDASRPFSTWVFSVANNMCKNAYRHNEVVRAAANHMRHEPDRVEALDGIGVDHGLFRDRLSMELDRIDPDHKATFVMRYHEDMAIKEIAAAFGCSEGTVKSRLFYTLKKLAERMKEFDPNALHHGKA; via the coding sequence ATGGCGCTGTTCAGCAGGGAATACGAGCGTTTGAGCGATGAGCGCCTCCTGGAGCTGATCGCTCGTGGCGATGAGCGGGCCTTCGGCGCCGTGTATGACCGGTATCAGCACCGGCTGCTCAACTATTTCCACCGCATGCTCTGGCACGACCGCGAGCGCGCACGCGACATGGTGCAGGACCTGTTCGCGAAGCTGGCGCGCAAGCCCGAGAGTTACGATGCCTCCAGGCCATTCAGCACCTGGGTGTTCAGCGTGGCCAATAACATGTGCAAGAACGCATACCGACACAACGAGGTGGTGCGTGCCGCCGCCAACCACATGCGCCATGAACCGGACCGCGTGGAGGCCCTCGACGGCATCGGCGTGGACCATGGTCTTTTCCGCGATCGCCTGAGCATGGAGCTCGACCGCATCGATCCGGACCACAAAGCCACCTTCGTGATGCGGTACCACGAAGACATGGCCATCAAGGAGATCGCTGCTGCCTTCGGATGCTCCGAGGGCACCGTGAAGAGCCGCTTGTTCTATACCCTGAAAAAACTGGCCGAGCGCATGAAAGAGTTCGACCCCAATGCCCTTCACCATGGAAAGGCGTGA
- a CDS encoding 30S ribosomal protein S20, with product MANHKSALKRVRQTETRNDRNRYQHKTTRNALRDLRATSDKAAAEKLLPEVTSMLDKLAKRNVIHKNKAANLKSSAKKHVSALK from the coding sequence ATGGCCAATCACAAGTCCGCCTTGAAACGGGTCCGGCAAACCGAGACCCGCAACGATCGCAATCGTTACCAGCACAAGACCACACGCAACGCCCTGCGCGACCTTCGCGCCACCAGCGACAAGGCTGCTGCTGAAAAGCTGCTGCCGGAGGTGACCTCCATGCTGGACAAGCTGGCCAAGCGCAATGTCATCCACAAGAACAAGGCTGCCAACCTCAAGTCATCGGCGAAGAAGCACGTCTCAGCCCTGAAGTGA
- a CDS encoding exopolysaccharide biosynthesis polyprenyl glycosylphosphotransferase, translated as MERIITPTSGNGKGTGANDVAQELAAALRTRRLSLQNVQSGINKVLSFEPLTSVKDLVIVGDSPAAEEIFQYCQDQTVRGYRFRGIFTDAPISGMLAQHRVGDVAALKAFSVQNRIDIVYCALPGSRKQEITDLMEFCERNTIRFRVIPSAESFIPVVKTSDLEFMGNVPVSKLRKEPMDRAFNRGVKRAFDIAFSLFVVLFILTWLIPLLAVLVKLSSRGPVFFKQMRLGRDNKEFVCWKFRSMRMNKEADVKQATKDDPRVTAIGRFLRKSNLDEMPQFYNVLLGHMSVVGPRPHPIRLNEQYRDIIDKYMVRHFVRPGITGWAQVNGLRGETRTPELMERRVELDVWYMENWSFWLDLRIVVKTVTNMFGKDKMAY; from the coding sequence ATGGAGCGGATCATTACTCCCACCAGCGGAAATGGGAAAGGCACAGGGGCCAACGATGTAGCCCAAGAGCTTGCTGCGGCGTTGCGGACCCGAAGGCTTTCGCTCCAGAATGTGCAGTCCGGCATCAACAAGGTCCTCTCGTTCGAGCCTCTCACCTCGGTGAAGGACCTCGTGATCGTAGGCGACAGCCCCGCTGCCGAGGAGATCTTTCAGTACTGCCAGGATCAAACGGTTCGAGGCTACCGATTCCGCGGCATTTTCACGGACGCCCCTATTTCCGGCATGCTTGCCCAGCATCGCGTCGGCGATGTGGCGGCATTGAAAGCCTTCTCGGTGCAGAACCGGATTGACATCGTCTACTGCGCACTGCCCGGTTCCCGGAAGCAGGAGATCACCGACCTGATGGAATTCTGCGAACGCAATACCATCCGATTCCGTGTGATTCCCAGCGCCGAGAGCTTCATACCCGTCGTGAAGACAAGCGACCTCGAGTTCATGGGAAACGTGCCCGTGAGCAAATTGCGGAAGGAGCCCATGGACCGCGCTTTCAACCGGGGGGTGAAGCGCGCCTTTGACATTGCTTTCTCGCTCTTCGTGGTGCTTTTCATCCTGACCTGGCTGATTCCCTTGCTGGCCGTCTTGGTGAAGCTCTCGAGCCGCGGACCGGTCTTCTTCAAGCAGATGCGCCTTGGCCGCGACAACAAGGAATTCGTCTGCTGGAAGTTCCGGAGCATGCGGATGAACAAGGAAGCCGATGTGAAGCAGGCCACCAAGGACGACCCGCGCGTAACGGCCATCGGACGGTTCCTGCGCAAAAGCAACCTCGACGAGATGCCACAGTTCTACAATGTGCTCCTAGGGCACATGAGCGTGGTTGGACCTCGCCCCCACCCGATCCGACTGAATGAGCAGTACCGGGACATCATCGACAAATACATGGTGCGTCACTTCGTCCGGCCAGGGATCACGGGCTGGGCTCAGGTGAACGGCTTGCGCGGCGAGACCCGTACCCCGGAACTCATGGAGCGCCGGGTGGAATTGGATGTGTGGTACATGGAGAATTGGTCCTTCTGGCTCGACCTGCGTATCGTTGTGAAGACCGTGACCAACATGTTCGGCAAGGACAAGATGGCATACTAG
- the radC gene encoding DNA repair protein RadC has protein sequence MEERDETRMPIRDWAADDRPREKMLRLSARALSDAELLAILIRSGSRNESALDLAKRILAKSGNDLHRLGTLDASALMEHKGMGEAKALAIAAALELGRRRRATDAAERPSVTNSAAAFELIRGKVADLPHEEFWLILLDRGNRLLELAQISSGGLHGTVADPKLIFKAAIERRASCLLLCHNHPSGQLRPSEEDIRLTKKLVEGARLLDITVQDHLIVGATGYYSFADNGMLA, from the coding sequence ATGGAAGAACGCGATGAGACCCGGATGCCCATCCGCGATTGGGCTGCCGACGATCGTCCGCGGGAGAAGATGCTCCGCTTGAGTGCCCGCGCCCTTTCCGATGCGGAATTGCTGGCCATCCTGATCCGCTCGGGATCACGGAACGAGAGCGCGCTCGACCTTGCGAAGCGCATCCTCGCCAAATCCGGTAACGACCTGCATCGCTTGGGCACTCTTGATGCCAGTGCCTTGATGGAGCACAAAGGAATGGGTGAGGCGAAGGCGCTTGCCATCGCGGCGGCACTGGAACTGGGACGGCGCCGCCGAGCAACCGATGCTGCGGAACGACCATCGGTGACCAACAGCGCGGCGGCCTTCGAGCTCATTCGCGGCAAAGTGGCCGATCTGCCCCATGAAGAGTTCTGGCTCATCCTCCTCGATCGCGGAAACAGGCTCTTGGAACTGGCGCAGATCAGCAGTGGAGGACTGCACGGAACAGTAGCGGACCCCAAGCTCATCTTCAAGGCGGCGATCGAGCGGCGTGCTTCCTGCCTGCTGCTCTGCCACAACCACCCCAGCGGCCAGCTTCGGCCGAGCGAAGAGGACATCCGGCTCACGAAGAAGCTGGTCGAAGGCGCACGCCTGCTCGACATCACGGTGCAGGACCACTTGATCGTGGGCGCGACCGGGTACTACAGCTTCGCGGACAACGGCATGCTCGCATGA
- a CDS encoding M23 family metallopeptidase — MDLPIELSGNFMEPRNDHFHSGLDMRTQGREGIPVRAVADGWVSRIKISPFGYGKAVYIDHYDGHTTVYGHLQQLTGEIGEACLDQQYRLKDFSIDWTPEKGALPLKQGEVFALSGNTGGSGGPHLHFEVRSTGSQHALDPEAHGFSVADRVPPEIHGLRLFPLNDSSRIAPYPDQAVGYAALGGSGKYTLKSAPIGFGTVGIAVNTFDRYDNGSAKCGVRRIEVFVDNVRYFMTTLDHVDFSHNRYCNAHMDYSLFKGRRLDYHRCYKQPNNKLRIYGNEPQQGRIDLPPGGERNMRVVATDANGNSSELRFVLRGASAQEAASWPVSEPSGSLFRYDAANMIEEEGLRFMLPAQSLYDDAYVAYARKPAVGRALGPLHSIGDPLTPLHTAADLSLAVTTGTPAKALVVRLDADGSVAGAVGGKYADGWITAQVKSFGQYTVMLDTTPPVITNVDLRADMRGRKGFELRISDNLSGISSWRGTLNGDWILLEYDPKTKTLSHAFDKHSRGAGKKEFRLIVVDDRGNTSSYRSEFTH; from the coding sequence ATGGACCTGCCCATTGAATTATCGGGCAACTTCATGGAACCGCGGAACGACCACTTCCATTCCGGCCTCGACATGCGCACACAGGGCCGTGAGGGCATCCCTGTTCGGGCCGTAGCCGATGGTTGGGTCAGCCGGATCAAGATCAGCCCCTTCGGCTATGGGAAAGCGGTCTACATCGATCACTACGACGGGCACACCACGGTCTACGGCCATCTCCAACAGCTCACCGGTGAGATTGGTGAGGCTTGCTTGGACCAGCAATACCGGCTGAAGGACTTCAGCATCGATTGGACACCTGAGAAAGGTGCGCTGCCCCTGAAGCAGGGTGAGGTCTTCGCCCTGAGCGGCAACACCGGCGGAAGTGGAGGTCCACACCTGCATTTCGAGGTACGCAGCACAGGCAGCCAGCATGCTCTGGACCCGGAAGCGCATGGGTTCAGCGTTGCCGATCGGGTGCCGCCGGAAATCCATGGTCTCCGGCTCTTTCCGCTGAACGATAGCTCACGCATCGCACCTTACCCCGACCAAGCCGTGGGCTATGCTGCACTCGGCGGTTCTGGCAAGTACACCCTGAAATCCGCCCCGATTGGATTCGGCACAGTCGGCATCGCGGTGAACACCTTCGACCGTTACGACAACGGGTCGGCGAAGTGCGGCGTGCGGCGCATCGAAGTCTTCGTGGACAACGTCCGCTATTTCATGACCACACTGGATCATGTGGACTTCAGCCACAACCGTTATTGCAATGCGCACATGGATTATTCCCTGTTCAAGGGGCGCAGGCTGGATTACCATCGGTGCTACAAACAGCCCAACAACAAACTGCGCATTTATGGGAATGAGCCTCAGCAGGGCCGTATTGATCTGCCTCCCGGCGGTGAACGCAATATGCGCGTGGTGGCCACCGATGCCAACGGCAACAGCAGTGAACTGCGCTTCGTACTGCGCGGAGCCAGCGCCCAAGAGGCGGCTTCATGGCCTGTGAGCGAACCTAGCGGCAGCCTATTCCGCTACGATGCGGCCAACATGATCGAAGAAGAAGGACTTCGATTCATGCTGCCCGCCCAATCGCTTTACGACGACGCGTATGTGGCCTACGCGCGCAAGCCGGCTGTTGGCCGGGCCTTGGGGCCGTTGCATTCCATCGGAGACCCGCTCACGCCCTTGCACACCGCAGCAGACCTCAGTTTGGCCGTGACCACTGGCACACCGGCCAAAGCCTTGGTCGTGCGGCTCGATGCCGACGGAAGCGTAGCTGGCGCAGTTGGCGGCAAATACGCCGATGGCTGGATCACCGCCCAAGTGAAGTCATTCGGCCAATACACGGTGATGCTGGACACCACGCCACCGGTGATCACCAATGTGGACCTTCGCGCTGACATGCGGGGGCGCAAGGGCTTCGAACTGCGGATCTCGGACAACCTCAGCGGAATCAGTTCGTGGCGAGGAACACTCAATGGCGATTGGATCCTGCTGGAGTACGATCCGAAGACAAAGACCCTCTCGCACGCCTTTGACAAGCACAGCCGAGGAGCCGGGAAGAAGGAATTCAGGCTCATCGTCGTTGACGATCGCGGCAATACCAGCAGTTACCGATCGGAGTTCACGCATTGA
- the rny gene encoding ribonuclease Y translates to MVSILIGALAGLVVGGIIVFVALNSIMRKRRIGILKEAEVEAEALKKDKILQAKEKFLQLKEEHEKEVRERERNVQQLQEKAKQREQQLSRQQQELANKEKNVDRLKGELEQKLSGIERRKEESEKLHAKQVAMLENISGLNAEEAKKQLVTSLQDEARTAAMAHIKEVQEEAKVNANKEAKRIVIQTIQRVATEHAIENSVSVFHIENDDVKGRVIGREGRNIRTLEELTGVEVIVDDTPGAIILSCFDAVRREVARLALHQLVKDGRIHPARIEEIVAKTKKHLEEEIMEVGKRTCIDLGVHGLHNELIRMVGRMKYRSSYGQNLLMHSRETANLSAIMAAELGLNPKAAKRAGLLHDIGKVPDEEPELPHALLGMKLAEKYGEKPDVCNAIGAHHDEIEMTTMLSPIIQACDAISGARPGARREAVEAYIQRLKDLESLAMSYQGVTKAFAIQAGRELRVMVESDRITDQQSDEISMSIADRIMKEMTYPGQVKITVIREKRSVAVAK, encoded by the coding sequence ATCGTCAGCATCCTGATCGGCGCCTTGGCCGGCCTCGTGGTCGGCGGCATCATCGTCTTCGTTGCCTTGAACAGCATCATGCGCAAGCGGCGCATCGGCATCCTGAAGGAAGCCGAGGTGGAAGCCGAGGCGCTCAAGAAGGACAAGATCCTTCAAGCCAAGGAGAAATTCCTGCAGCTGAAAGAGGAGCACGAGAAGGAGGTTCGGGAACGTGAGCGCAACGTGCAGCAGCTGCAAGAGAAAGCCAAGCAGCGCGAGCAGCAGTTGAGCCGCCAGCAGCAAGAACTGGCCAACAAGGAGAAGAACGTGGACCGCTTGAAGGGCGAATTGGAGCAGAAGCTGTCCGGTATTGAGCGCAGGAAGGAGGAGAGCGAGAAGCTGCACGCCAAACAGGTGGCCATGCTTGAGAACATCAGCGGGCTGAATGCCGAGGAGGCGAAGAAGCAATTGGTGACCAGCCTCCAGGATGAGGCGCGCACAGCGGCCATGGCGCACATCAAGGAGGTTCAGGAGGAGGCCAAGGTGAATGCGAACAAGGAAGCCAAGCGCATCGTCATCCAGACCATCCAGCGGGTGGCCACCGAGCATGCCATCGAGAACAGCGTGAGCGTCTTCCACATCGAGAACGATGATGTGAAGGGGCGAGTGATCGGCCGTGAAGGGCGCAACATCCGCACCCTCGAAGAGCTCACCGGGGTGGAGGTGATCGTTGACGACACCCCGGGCGCCATCATCCTCAGCTGCTTCGATGCTGTGCGACGTGAAGTGGCCCGGCTTGCCCTGCACCAACTGGTGAAGGATGGCCGCATCCACCCGGCTCGGATCGAGGAGATCGTTGCCAAGACCAAGAAGCACCTGGAAGAGGAGATCATGGAGGTGGGCAAGCGCACTTGCATCGATCTGGGCGTGCATGGCCTGCATAACGAGCTCATCCGCATGGTGGGACGCATGAAATACCGGAGCAGCTACGGGCAGAACCTGCTCATGCACAGCCGCGAAACGGCCAACCTCAGCGCGATCATGGCCGCGGAACTGGGTCTCAACCCCAAAGCCGCCAAACGTGCAGGCCTGCTTCACGATATCGGCAAGGTCCCGGACGAGGAGCCCGAACTGCCGCACGCCTTGCTGGGCATGAAGCTCGCTGAGAAGTACGGTGAGAAGCCCGATGTGTGCAACGCCATCGGAGCCCACCATGACGAGATCGAGATGACCACGATGCTCTCGCCGATCATTCAGGCCTGCGATGCCATCAGCGGAGCACGGCCCGGTGCGCGCCGTGAAGCCGTGGAGGCGTACATCCAGCGCCTCAAGGACCTGGAAAGCCTGGCGATGAGTTACCAAGGCGTCACCAAGGCCTTCGCCATTCAGGCCGGCCGGGAACTGCGGGTGATGGTGGAAAGCGACCGGATCACCGACCAGCAGAGCGATGAGATCAGCATGAGCATCGCCGATCGGATCATGAAGGAGATGACCTACCCCGGCCAGGTGAAGATCACCGTGATCCGGGAGAAGCGATCAGTGGCCGTAGCGAAGTAG